In Luteitalea sp., a single genomic region encodes these proteins:
- a CDS encoding PIN domain-containing protein yields the protein MRSAYFDASAVVKLCTHEPESLAVVDYLQEPIEASTCTLAITEAGRALRRGPVHPDEAASALDGFHLIALHSARLREAATLDPPSLRPLDAIHLACALAIGDDNLDFVTYDARLAEAARAHGLRVVQPGR from the coding sequence GTGAGGTCGGCGTACTTCGACGCGTCCGCAGTCGTCAAGCTCTGCACGCATGAGCCTGAGTCGCTCGCGGTCGTCGACTATCTGCAGGAACCTATAGAGGCGTCGACCTGCACACTGGCGATCACCGAGGCCGGGCGCGCGCTCAGACGTGGTCCTGTGCACCCCGACGAGGCTGCCTCCGCGCTGGACGGGTTCCATCTGATCGCCCTTCATTCGGCTCGCCTGCGTGAAGCGGCGACGCTCGATCCACCATCGCTTCGTCCGCTCGACGCGATTCACCTGGCCTGCGCGCTCGCGATTGGCGACGATAACCTCGACTTCGTCACCTACGACGCGCGGCTGGCCGAAGCGGCGCGGGCACACGGGTTGCGGGTCGTGCAACCGGGAAGATAG
- a CDS encoding DUF1349 domain-containing protein, with translation MRRTIVAANMSWTWSAGGALLLAGLVSTAPLSAAPPTGFSQQNIARPDGGSWNQVVGLTFSSHGRMFVWERAGRVWIVEEGHAPVTTPFLDISEEVGGWRDFGLLGLALHPNFPENGYIYVMYVVDRHHLLHCGAPASGVGRPVCDDDYNPATDEYFNATIGRITRYTALKPAGESDFSHATAVDADSRKVLLGETIATGIAILHQSHGTGTLLFGDDGTLLASAGDGASYASVDTGNASETYYTQALADGIITEKENIGAYRSQLLSSLNGKILRIDPATGDGISSNPFYDAAQPRSARSRAWALGLRNPFRITLEPDTGVHDPAEGRPGTIYIGDVGFGTWEDHHISKNGGENFGWPAFEGMTEQSDYWNRDTPNMDAPNPLFDGTGCTQEYFYFRDLIVQDTLDAVSFPNPCNAAEQITTADVFVHTRPVIDSHHTQENARWATYNGNVAEHPQIGQSNTEGTWTVEGTPFRGNAAVAGVWYTADDFPSDYKNTYFAADYGGAWIRNIVFDPSGMPREVRLFDASPGPVVAMASHPEEGGLYYVVWPATVRKVTYSPSNSRPVAVIDSDKTHGPGPLTVQFTGDSSSDPDQDPLVYAWDFGDGSVSDAVNPQHTFDPETPEATSYAVTLTVTDPADASDQADMVVSVNNTPPTVTITSPIDESTYPLTGDSVVDLTASISDAEHGPDQLSCAWQTVLHHNDHVHAEPVDSSCSTTTVMSPLGCGEETYFYRVHLTVTDAAGLSTAASATLLPDCSETWQGQDIGNVAAAGSFVEEGDTITVHGSGTDIWSTSDEFHYVYQALEGDGEIVARVTSLTPTHDWTKAGLMVRATLTGQSRHAMMMASVGHGVAFKYRTRDGGRSAPGGPGPTVSMPVWLRLVRSGNTLSGYYSSDGTNWTLRDSVTISLPSSVFIGLALTSHADGTLATATFDNVSVTRGS, from the coding sequence ATGCGTCGAACGATCGTGGCAGCCAACATGTCGTGGACGTGGAGCGCGGGCGGAGCCCTACTGCTCGCCGGTCTCGTATCGACGGCCCCGCTGTCGGCCGCACCGCCGACCGGATTCAGCCAACAAAACATCGCGCGCCCCGACGGCGGGAGCTGGAACCAAGTGGTCGGGCTGACCTTCTCATCTCACGGCCGGATGTTCGTCTGGGAGCGCGCCGGCCGCGTGTGGATCGTCGAGGAGGGTCACGCGCCGGTCACGACGCCGTTTCTCGACATCTCCGAAGAGGTGGGCGGCTGGCGCGACTTCGGGCTGCTCGGCCTCGCGCTCCATCCCAACTTCCCCGAGAACGGCTACATCTATGTGATGTACGTCGTCGACCGCCACCATCTGCTGCACTGCGGCGCGCCCGCCTCCGGTGTGGGACGGCCGGTCTGCGATGACGATTACAATCCCGCGACGGACGAGTACTTCAACGCGACCATCGGTCGCATCACACGCTACACGGCCCTGAAGCCGGCCGGTGAGAGTGATTTCAGCCATGCGACGGCCGTTGATGCGGACAGCCGCAAGGTCCTGCTCGGCGAGACCATCGCGACCGGCATTGCCATTCTGCATCAGTCTCACGGCACCGGCACGCTCCTCTTTGGTGACGACGGCACGCTGCTCGCCTCCGCCGGCGACGGCGCAAGTTATGCCTCGGTGGATACGGGTAACGCCAGCGAGACTTACTACACCCAGGCTCTGGCCGACGGGATCATCACGGAGAAGGAAAATATCGGTGCCTACCGATCGCAGCTCCTCAGCTCGCTGAACGGCAAGATCCTTCGTATCGATCCCGCAACGGGCGACGGCATCAGCTCCAATCCGTTCTACGATGCTGCCCAGCCCCGCTCGGCGCGCTCGCGAGCCTGGGCACTCGGCCTACGCAACCCGTTCCGCATCACGCTCGAGCCCGACACCGGCGTTCATGATCCCGCAGAAGGGCGCCCCGGCACCATCTACATTGGCGATGTTGGCTTCGGTACGTGGGAGGATCACCACATCTCCAAGAATGGCGGTGAGAACTTCGGCTGGCCGGCGTTCGAGGGCATGACCGAACAGAGCGACTACTGGAACCGCGACACGCCAAACATGGATGCGCCGAACCCGCTCTTCGACGGGACCGGCTGCACGCAGGAATATTTCTATTTTCGCGACCTCATCGTCCAAGACACGCTCGACGCCGTGAGCTTCCCAAACCCGTGCAACGCCGCCGAACAGATCACGACGGCCGACGTCTTCGTCCACACGCGGCCGGTCATCGACAGCCATCACACTCAGGAGAACGCGCGCTGGGCGACCTACAACGGCAACGTGGCGGAACATCCTCAGATTGGCCAGTCGAACACCGAGGGGACGTGGACCGTCGAAGGCACGCCCTTCCGCGGCAACGCAGCCGTGGCCGGGGTCTGGTACACGGCTGACGACTTCCCATCCGATTACAAGAACACGTATTTCGCCGCCGACTATGGCGGCGCGTGGATCCGCAATATCGTCTTCGACCCGAGCGGTATGCCGCGTGAAGTGCGGCTGTTCGACGCCAGTCCCGGGCCCGTTGTCGCGATGGCGAGCCATCCGGAGGAAGGCGGGCTGTACTACGTGGTCTGGCCGGCCACGGTGCGCAAGGTGACCTACTCTCCGAGCAACAGCCGTCCCGTGGCGGTAATCGACTCGGACAAGACGCACGGCCCTGGCCCCTTGACGGTCCAGTTCACCGGCGACAGCTCTTCGGACCCCGATCAGGATCCGCTGGTCTACGCGTGGGACTTCGGCGATGGCTCGGTCAGCGACGCGGTAAACCCGCAGCATACGTTCGATCCGGAGACGCCTGAGGCCACCAGCTACGCGGTCACACTGACGGTGACCGATCCTGCCGATGCCAGCGACCAAGCCGACATGGTCGTCTCGGTCAATAACACGCCACCGACTGTGACGATCACGAGCCCGATCGATGAGTCGACCTACCCATTGACCGGCGACTCGGTCGTCGATCTCACGGCGTCGATCAGCGACGCGGAGCATGGGCCCGATCAATTGAGCTGCGCGTGGCAGACGGTGCTGCATCACAACGACCACGTCCACGCCGAGCCCGTCGATTCGAGCTGCTCGACGACGACGGTCATGTCGCCGCTTGGCTGCGGCGAGGAGACGTACTTCTATCGAGTGCACCTCACGGTTACCGATGCGGCGGGGCTTTCAACCGCCGCATCCGCGACACTGCTGCCGGACTGCAGTGAGACCTGGCAGGGGCAAGATATCGGCAACGTGGCTGCGGCGGGATCGTTTGTCGAGGAGGGCGACACGATCACCGTTCATGGCTCGGGCACCGACATTTGGAGCACGAGCGACGAGTTCCACTACGTCTACCAGGCGCTCGAGGGCGACGGTGAGATCGTGGCGCGAGTGACCAGCTTGACGCCCACCCACGACTGGACCAAGGCTGGCTTGATGGTCCGGGCAACGCTTACCGGGCAGTCGCGCCATGCCATGATGATGGCCTCAGTCGGCCATGGCGTCGCGTTCAAATACCGGACCCGCGACGGCGGCCGCAGTGCGCCTGGCGGTCCCGGGCCTACGGTCTCGATGCCGGTGTGGCTGCGCCTGGTGAGGTCTGGCAACACACTGAGCGGCTACTATTCCAGCGATGGCACGAACTGGACGCTGCGCGACAGCGTCACGATCTCGCTCCCGAGCTCGGTGTTCATCGGTCTGGCTCTTACGAGCCACGCGGATGGAACTCTCGCCACGGCCACCTTCGACAACGTGAGCGTGACCAGAGGATCCTGA
- a CDS encoding NAD-dependent epimerase/dehydratase family protein yields MIRKPVVLITGANGEIGHGLITQLAAEADRRIVTLDLTRLDTTLAPLVQREFTGSVLDTALLERILAEFEVDLVFHLAALLSTRAEFTPLAAHRVNVEGTLLLLEFAQKEGESHGRPVTVVYPSSIAAYGLPDLETRAVAGPVREDQFTQPTTMYGCNKLYCEQLGRYYAHHYKQLTAEPYTGRVDFRAVRFPGLISATTLPSGGTSDYAPEMIHAAARGEPYDCFVRPDARIPFMVMPDAVSALLTLAKMPRGSLTQTTYNVAAFNPSADEIREVVTRAFPGARIAYSVDEKRQRIIDTWPAAVDDGAARRDWGFAPQFSFERAFDEYLIPTIRGQVSGNRLGRPSSP; encoded by the coding sequence ATGATCCGCAAGCCAGTCGTGCTCATCACGGGGGCCAACGGCGAGATTGGCCATGGGCTGATCACCCAGCTCGCCGCCGAAGCCGACCGGCGTATCGTCACGCTGGATCTCACCCGCCTCGATACGACGCTGGCGCCGCTCGTGCAGCGCGAGTTCACCGGCTCGGTCCTCGATACGGCGCTCCTGGAACGCATCCTCGCTGAGTTCGAGGTCGACCTGGTGTTCCACCTCGCCGCGCTCCTCTCGACGCGGGCGGAGTTCACTCCGTTGGCGGCTCATCGAGTAAACGTCGAGGGCACGTTGCTCCTGTTGGAGTTCGCCCAGAAGGAAGGCGAGTCGCACGGCCGTCCGGTGACCGTTGTGTATCCTTCCTCGATCGCGGCATACGGCCTGCCCGATCTCGAGACGCGTGCGGTGGCCGGTCCGGTGCGCGAGGATCAATTCACGCAGCCCACGACGATGTACGGCTGCAACAAGCTCTACTGTGAACAGCTGGGCCGCTACTACGCACATCACTACAAGCAGCTCACGGCGGAGCCGTACACGGGACGCGTGGACTTCCGCGCCGTGCGGTTCCCCGGGCTCATCTCGGCGACGACGCTTCCGTCAGGGGGGACATCGGACTACGCGCCGGAGATGATTCATGCGGCGGCGCGCGGTGAGCCGTACGACTGCTTCGTCCGTCCGGACGCGCGGATCCCATTCATGGTCATGCCGGATGCCGTGAGCGCCCTCCTCACGTTGGCCAAAATGCCGCGCGGCTCGCTCACACAGACGACATACAATGTGGCAGCGTTCAACCCCTCGGCCGACGAGATCCGCGAGGTCGTCACCCGTGCCTTTCCCGGCGCCCGCATCGCCTACAGCGTGGACGAGAAGCGCCAGCGCATCATCGACACCTGGCCGGCGGCTGTCGACGATGGCGCCGCGCGGCGTGATTGGGGTTTCGCCCCTCAGTTCTCGTTCGAGCGCGCCTTCGACGAATACCTGATTCCCACCATCAGGGGTCAGGTCTCAGGAAACAGGCTAGGGCGGCCTTCGAGTCCATAA
- the pepF gene encoding oligoendopeptidase F — translation MRHFTLDYSPEAVLTAAPAAAPARAEVPEPDRWDLSHIYPDWAAWEADYADLEARIKTYEALRGTLAQSPERLLAALQESDAMGQLSYKVWYYASLAHDEDQRDNTIGARRQQVQILFAAWRQATSWFNPELLEIGLDRIHAWTEQNPALAVYRFFVEDLYRQQDHVLDARGERLLSFASQFGNAPDETYQALSTADVRFPTIRLSSGEEITTTYARYRAVLATNRVQADRAAAFKAHHQTFEATRNTYAALYNGVLQRDWFFAQARGYASMLEAALHTNNIPVSVYENLVATTRSNVGPLQRYERLRRRALALETYHTYDGAIPLVEFNERYRYRDVIGSIVESVAPLGPDYQRRLREGFESRWIDVYENQGKRSGAYSASVYGVHPYVLMNYNDTLDAAFTLAHEMGHSMHTVLTHEHQPFIYADYTIFVAEVPSTLSEALLLDHMLQRSTEPVERAVLLQHAIDGIVGTFYTQVMFADFELQVHHRVERGQPITAEVLSEIYFDLLRTYHADSLDYDDLVRITWARIPHFFAAPYYVYQYATCYASSAHLLRDLRAGDEGVRRDAIARYLGLLASGGSDHPMTLLARAGVDLSRPEPVLAVVEQLDTLVGQLEAELAALGSPAAAPTDGRG, via the coding sequence ATGCGTCATTTCACACTTGACTATTCACCCGAAGCCGTGCTCACAGCAGCCCCTGCGGCGGCGCCGGCGCGCGCCGAAGTACCAGAACCCGACCGTTGGGACCTGTCTCATATCTATCCAGACTGGGCAGCGTGGGAGGCCGACTACGCCGACCTGGAAGCTCGCATCAAGACATACGAGGCGCTGCGCGGCACGCTCGCGCAGAGCCCCGAGCGCCTGCTGGCAGCGCTCCAAGAGAGCGACGCGATGGGCCAGTTGTCGTACAAGGTCTGGTACTATGCGTCGCTCGCGCACGACGAGGACCAGCGCGATAACACGATAGGCGCCCGCCGGCAGCAGGTGCAGATCCTTTTCGCCGCCTGGAGGCAAGCCACCTCGTGGTTCAATCCGGAGCTGCTCGAGATCGGCTTGGACCGTATCCATGCGTGGACGGAGCAGAATCCGGCGCTCGCCGTCTACCGGTTCTTCGTCGAAGATCTCTATCGACAACAGGACCATGTGCTGGACGCGCGCGGCGAGCGCCTGCTCTCGTTCGCCAGTCAATTCGGCAACGCGCCGGATGAGACGTATCAGGCGCTCTCCACGGCGGACGTGCGCTTTCCCACGATCCGGCTCAGCAGCGGCGAAGAGATCACGACGACCTACGCGCGCTACCGCGCCGTCTTGGCGACCAACCGCGTGCAAGCCGACCGTGCGGCCGCGTTCAAGGCGCACCATCAGACGTTCGAAGCCACGCGCAACACCTACGCGGCGCTGTACAACGGCGTCCTCCAGCGCGACTGGTTCTTCGCGCAGGCGCGCGGGTACGCGAGCATGCTCGAAGCGGCGCTTCACACGAACAACATTCCGGTGTCCGTGTACGAGAACCTCGTCGCCACGACGCGATCGAACGTCGGACCGCTGCAGCGCTACGAACGGCTCCGACGTCGCGCGTTGGCTCTCGAGACGTATCACACCTACGATGGTGCCATCCCGCTCGTCGAGTTCAACGAGCGTTACCGATATCGCGACGTCATCGGCTCCATCGTCGAGTCCGTCGCCCCGCTCGGGCCCGATTACCAGCGACGGCTCCGCGAGGGCTTCGAGAGCCGCTGGATCGACGTCTACGAGAACCAAGGCAAGCGGAGTGGCGCCTACTCGGCGTCCGTATACGGCGTGCACCCGTACGTGTTGATGAACTACAACGATACGCTGGACGCCGCGTTCACGCTCGCCCACGAGATGGGGCATTCGATGCACACCGTGCTGACGCACGAGCATCAGCCGTTCATTTATGCCGATTACACGATTTTCGTCGCTGAGGTGCCCTCGACACTGAGCGAAGCCCTGTTGCTCGACCACATGCTGCAGCGTTCCACCGAGCCGGTCGAGCGTGCCGTCCTGCTGCAGCATGCCATCGATGGAATCGTTGGCACTTTCTACACGCAGGTGATGTTCGCCGACTTCGAGCTGCAGGTTCACCACCGTGTCGAGCGCGGCCAGCCGATTACCGCGGAGGTGCTCAGCGAGATCTACTTCGACCTCCTTCGCACCTATCACGCAGACTCGCTCGACTACGACGATCTGGTGCGCATCACGTGGGCGCGGATTCCGCACTTCTTCGCCGCGCCCTACTATGTCTATCAGTACGCGACGTGCTATGCGTCGAGCGCGCACCTGCTGCGCGACTTGCGCGCTGGAGACGAGGGCGTGCGCCGTGATGCCATCGCACGTTACCTCGGGCTCCTCGCCTCGGGTGGGAGCGATCACCCCATGACGCTCCTGGCTCGCGCTGGTGTGGATCTTTCGCGTCCGGAGCCTGTCTTGGCCGTCGTCGAACAGCTCGACACGCTCGTCGGTCAGCTCGAGGCCGAGCTCGCGGCGCTTGGCTCACCGGCAGCAGCCCCCACGGATGGGCGCGGATAA
- a CDS encoding UbiD family decarboxylase produces MYSDLRTFIDRLRQDDDLVVIDAPVDARLEIAEIHRRVIAAGGPALLFRNVRGTAFPLVTNLFGTSRRAALAFGDRPEALIRRLAELAETFLPPSVAKVWEARDVLRSLGRVGLRRRARGPVTEVETTDVRLDALPVLTCWPGDGGPFITLPLVYTEAPPRQSSGQDARHGHNLGIYRLHVYDPQTTGMHWQIGKGGGFHYALAEARGEALPVTVFLGGPPALILSAIAPLPENVPELLLASLVAGERLDVIEGRGPHTLVANAEFALQGEVRSGERHPEGPFGDHYGYYSLRHDYPVFRVTKMAHRRDAIYPATVVGKPKQEDFYIGDLLQELLSPLFPLVMPGVRALWSYGETGYHSLAAAIVRERYKREAMVSAFRILGEGQLALTKFLLVTDRDVDLRDFRATLTHLLARTRPETDLYVLANLSMDTLDYTGPSVNEGSKGVWLGLGDPVRELPRAFSSTEVPAAVTRVHVFCPGCLVVGGPTRLAEPKFATHIARHSAFAEWPLIVISEEPDRVAASPVNFLWATFTRFEPAADIVAARKQVVRNHVSYKAPVVIDARLKPGFPEELSCDPETAALVTRRWREYFPARDVEMGDAGRAHLDPPIGRHDAQIVRVADDNS; encoded by the coding sequence ATGTACTCCGACCTCCGCACCTTCATCGACCGCCTTCGGCAAGACGACGACCTCGTGGTGATCGACGCGCCGGTCGACGCGCGGCTGGAGATCGCCGAGATCCATCGGCGCGTCATCGCGGCTGGGGGTCCAGCCCTCCTGTTTCGTAACGTGCGGGGCACGGCGTTCCCCCTCGTCACGAACCTCTTTGGCACGTCACGCCGGGCGGCGCTTGCGTTCGGCGATCGGCCGGAAGCGCTCATTCGGCGGCTCGCGGAGCTGGCCGAGACATTCTTGCCTCCATCGGTGGCGAAGGTCTGGGAAGCGCGTGACGTCCTCCGTTCTCTCGGCCGAGTTGGTTTGCGTCGCCGTGCCCGGGGCCCGGTCACCGAGGTCGAGACCACGGACGTGAGGCTCGACGCGCTCCCGGTGCTGACCTGCTGGCCCGGTGACGGCGGGCCGTTCATCACGCTGCCGCTCGTGTACACCGAGGCGCCTCCTCGACAGAGCTCAGGGCAGGACGCTCGACACGGCCACAACCTCGGCATCTATCGACTGCACGTCTACGACCCGCAGACAACGGGCATGCACTGGCAGATCGGCAAGGGCGGAGGATTTCACTATGCCCTCGCGGAAGCGCGAGGAGAAGCGCTGCCGGTGACGGTCTTTCTCGGTGGTCCTCCCGCGCTCATCCTGTCGGCCATTGCCCCTCTCCCTGAGAACGTGCCAGAGCTGCTACTGGCGTCGCTCGTCGCGGGTGAGCGACTGGACGTCATCGAGGGGCGCGGGCCGCACACGCTCGTCGCGAACGCTGAGTTCGCTCTGCAAGGTGAGGTCCGTTCGGGAGAGCGACACCCGGAGGGGCCGTTTGGCGACCACTACGGCTACTATTCCTTGCGTCACGACTATCCAGTATTTCGCGTGACGAAGATGGCGCATCGACGCGATGCCATCTATCCGGCGACTGTTGTCGGGAAGCCAAAGCAAGAAGACTTCTACATTGGCGATCTGCTCCAGGAACTGCTTTCGCCACTGTTTCCCCTCGTGATGCCGGGTGTTCGAGCCTTGTGGTCGTACGGCGAGACGGGATACCACTCGCTGGCGGCTGCAATAGTACGGGAGCGCTACAAACGAGAGGCGATGGTGAGCGCATTCCGGATCCTCGGCGAGGGGCAGTTGGCCCTCACGAAGTTTCTCCTGGTCACGGATCGTGACGTTGACCTGCGTGACTTCCGTGCGACGCTGACGCACCTGCTCGCCAGGACGCGGCCGGAGACCGATTTGTACGTGCTCGCGAACTTATCGATGGACACCCTCGACTACACCGGCCCGTCGGTCAATGAGGGCTCGAAAGGCGTGTGGCTTGGCCTCGGCGATCCTGTGCGCGAGCTGCCTCGGGCATTTTCCTCCACCGAGGTCCCGGCTGCCGTGACGCGTGTGCATGTGTTCTGTCCGGGATGCCTCGTCGTAGGTGGGCCAACGCGTCTCGCCGAGCCCAAATTTGCCACCCACATCGCGCGTCACTCCGCGTTTGCCGAATGGCCGCTGATTGTCATCAGCGAAGAGCCGGATCGCGTTGCCGCCAGCCCCGTGAACTTTCTCTGGGCGACGTTCACGCGGTTCGAGCCGGCGGCTGACATCGTGGCGGCAAGGAAGCAGGTCGTCCGCAACCATGTGAGCTACAAGGCGCCAGTAGTGATCGACGCGCGTCTCAAGCCCGGTTTTCCGGAAGAGCTCTCATGCGACCCGGAGACGGCCGCCCTTGTCACGCGGCGTTGGCGCGAGTACTTTCCCGCACGCGACGTCGAGATGGGCGACGCCGGCCGAGCACACCTGGATCCGCCGATTGGGAGACATGACGCACAAATCGTGAGGGTCGCGGATGACAATTCCTGA
- a CDS encoding sigma-70 family RNA polymerase sigma factor: MMNGADRPNREAKAGTGSRQAPEVESTVDLLARFRAGDRSAVDALFQRYLPPLRRWARGRLPRFARDLLETEDVVQETMVHAFRRLDQFEFRHDGALHAYLRQAVVNRIRDEVRKAQRRPLSQELDTHDHEDQGVSPLEEAIGQEALERYEQALGRLRDEDRQAVVLRVELGLAYAEVAQGLGKNSADAARMAVARALIKLAAEMEALE, translated from the coding sequence GTGATGAATGGAGCGGATCGGCCCAATCGGGAGGCTAAGGCCGGCACAGGCTCCCGACAAGCGCCTGAAGTCGAGTCCACGGTTGATCTCTTGGCAAGGTTTCGAGCCGGCGATCGGTCGGCTGTCGACGCCTTGTTCCAACGTTATCTTCCTCCGCTCCGGCGCTGGGCACGCGGCCGGCTGCCCCGGTTCGCGCGCGATCTCCTAGAAACCGAGGATGTCGTCCAGGAGACGATGGTCCATGCCTTCCGGCGGCTCGACCAATTCGAGTTCCGGCACGACGGCGCCCTTCATGCGTATCTTCGTCAGGCGGTCGTCAATCGTATCCGCGATGAGGTGCGGAAAGCCCAACGGCGCCCGTTGTCCCAGGAGCTCGACACCCACGACCACGAAGACCAGGGCGTGTCACCGCTCGAGGAGGCCATCGGGCAGGAGGCCCTGGAGCGCTACGAGCAGGCGCTGGGCAGGCTCAGAGACGAGGACCGGCAGGCGGTCGTGCTGCGTGTGGAGCTCGGCCTCGCGTACGCCGAGGTCGCCCAGGGGCTGGGCAAGAACAGCGCCGACGCCGCTCGCATGGCCGTCGCCAGGGCCTTGATCAAGCTGGCAGCAGAGATGGAGGCGCTTGAATAG
- a CDS encoding GNAT family N-acetyltransferase, which produces MTRTSSPVIRPATPDDAPLILAFIRALATYERLERYVTATEEGVREALSGPHPATEALVAEAEGKPVGYAFFFQTFSTFLGQRALYLEDLFVAPEARSQGIGQALLGRVAQIGIQRGCSRLEWAVLDWNAPAIRFYRRLGAEPVTGWTVYRLTGSALARAAQLDTAAR; this is translated from the coding sequence ATGACCCGAACCTCTAGCCCCGTGATTCGACCGGCAACGCCGGATGACGCCCCGCTGATTCTCGCCTTCATCCGGGCCCTCGCCACATACGAGCGGCTCGAACGGTATGTGACGGCAACCGAGGAAGGGGTGCGAGAGGCCTTGTCTGGACCACATCCTGCAACCGAGGCCCTCGTGGCAGAGGCCGAGGGTAAACCGGTCGGTTATGCCTTCTTTTTTCAGACATTTTCGACGTTTCTGGGGCAGCGGGCGCTGTACCTCGAAGACCTGTTCGTCGCTCCGGAAGCACGGAGCCAGGGGATTGGGCAAGCTCTGCTAGGCCGCGTGGCCCAAATCGGGATACAACGTGGGTGCAGTCGGCTCGAGTGGGCGGTGCTCGACTGGAACGCCCCGGCCATCCGATTCTACCGCCGGCTCGGTGCTGAGCCGGTCACTGGTTGGACGGTCTACCGACTCACGGGATCCGCACTGGCACGCGCCGCTCAGCTGGATACGGCGGCGCGGTGA
- the apaG gene encoding Co2+/Mg2+ efflux protein ApaG, whose translation MSRSVAVTRGIRIVVRAEYSSEHSAPQLSRWFFLYTITIRNESDVTVQLISRHWIIKDADGEIQEVRGLGVVGLQPVIEPGEEFEYTSACPLVTPLGSMEGTYQMVTPTGERFDTAIAKFKLQGPYTVH comes from the coding sequence ATGTCGCGTTCGGTAGCGGTGACTCGGGGCATTCGGATTGTGGTACGGGCGGAATACTCGTCGGAGCACTCCGCTCCGCAGTTGAGTCGCTGGTTCTTTCTGTACACGATCACGATTCGCAACGAAAGCGACGTGACGGTACAGTTGATCAGCCGCCACTGGATTATCAAGGACGCCGACGGTGAGATCCAGGAAGTGCGCGGCCTTGGCGTGGTCGGCCTCCAACCCGTCATCGAGCCCGGTGAAGAGTTCGAGTATACGTCTGCTTGTCCCCTCGTAACCCCCCTCGGTTCCATGGAGGGCACCTATCAAATGGTCACGCCGACCGGCGAGCGGTTCGACACGGCCATTGCCAAGTTCAAACTGCAGGGGCCCTATACCGTGCATTAG